A portion of the Algimonas porphyrae genome contains these proteins:
- a CDS encoding NTP transferase domain-containing protein produces MSVSALVLAARRPGVEDPLAVKAGVSHKCLIEMDGGPMIELVLRSLAGSAHVRDIFISIDDPAALDDVIMIHDGSLGKPVTILQSSDNLFESVKDAMADRTRFPIIICTADNALQTVEMVDHFCVNFEDADCDVAVALTPAEVIWAKYPDGQRRPYTFKDGKYSNCNLFGLRTPQSVAAAEAFRGGGQFGKSKARIFKAFGLINLLMYHYTLVTLDDVFARLSKRFRVTVVPIIMPFAEAPIDVDNERTERIAREVLAERRRLAAS; encoded by the coding sequence ATGAGCGTTTCAGCCCTGGTTCTGGCCGCACGCCGCCCCGGCGTGGAGGACCCGCTCGCGGTCAAGGCGGGCGTATCGCATAAATGCCTGATCGAGATGGATGGGGGCCCGATGATCGAGCTGGTGCTTCGTTCGCTCGCCGGATCGGCTCATGTGCGGGACATTTTCATTTCGATCGATGACCCGGCTGCGCTGGACGATGTGATTATGATCCATGACGGCAGTCTGGGCAAACCCGTCACGATTTTGCAAAGCTCTGACAATCTGTTCGAAAGCGTCAAGGATGCGATGGCGGACCGGACGCGGTTTCCGATCATCATCTGTACAGCGGACAATGCCTTGCAGACGGTGGAGATGGTCGATCACTTCTGCGTCAATTTCGAAGACGCGGATTGCGATGTCGCCGTGGCACTGACACCGGCGGAAGTGATCTGGGCGAAATATCCGGACGGTCAGCGGCGACCCTATACATTCAAGGACGGGAAATACTCCAACTGCAACCTGTTCGGGTTGCGGACACCGCAATCTGTCGCGGCAGCGGAAGCGTTTCGCGGTGGCGGCCAGTTCGGCAAATCGAAAGCCCGTATTTTCAAGGCTTTCGGCCTGATCAATCTGCTCATGTATCATTATACGCTGGTCACGCTGGATGACGTGTTCGCCCGCTTGTCGAAGCGATTTCGCGTCACGGTCGTGCCGATCATCATGCCCTTTGCCGAAGCGCCGATCGATGTCGACAATGAGCGTACCGAGCGGATCGCTCGTGAAGTGCTAGCAGAACGGCGGCGCCTGGCTGCGTCCTGA
- a CDS encoding aspartyl/asparaginyl beta-hydroxylase domain-containing protein: MTDAETDTAPAADARPEKPAHLKKGRRAWVKRNGKKLVRKIAGYQAAQSIVPDTPKIDNAHFPWLHIFTDNWETIRDEAKAVLAFRDDIPAFHELSPDQYRLSQAKNWKTFILYGFGQRMETNTKLTPKTADLLANVPNLQTAMFSILAPGYHIPAHKGVTKGILRSHIGLIIPKDREKCRIRVDDTITAWKEGEIFVFDDTYEHEVWNDTDEERVILLFDFDRPMKFGGRLLNKTFLQIMKLTAFYQDPKKNLQSAEDRMEAAIRQADANMEAMSDPAG, from the coding sequence ATGACCGATGCCGAAACAGACACTGCACCCGCGGCAGATGCACGTCCCGAAAAACCTGCTCACCTGAAGAAAGGTCGCCGGGCATGGGTCAAACGCAATGGCAAGAAACTGGTGCGCAAGATTGCGGGCTATCAGGCTGCACAGTCCATAGTGCCGGACACACCCAAGATTGACAATGCGCACTTCCCCTGGCTGCATATCTTCACAGATAACTGGGAAACCATTCGCGACGAGGCGAAAGCCGTTCTGGCTTTCCGCGACGATATTCCGGCCTTTCATGAACTGTCCCCGGATCAGTACCGCCTGTCACAGGCGAAAAATTGGAAGACTTTCATCCTGTACGGTTTCGGTCAGCGCATGGAGACCAACACCAAGCTGACACCCAAGACGGCGGACCTGCTAGCGAACGTCCCGAACCTGCAGACCGCGATGTTCTCGATCCTCGCCCCCGGCTATCATATTCCGGCCCATAAAGGCGTTACCAAGGGTATTCTGCGTAGTCATATCGGCCTGATCATTCCCAAGGATCGGGAGAAGTGCCGCATTCGTGTCGATGACACGATCACGGCCTGGAAAGAGGGGGAAATCTTCGTCTTCGACGACACGTATGAGCATGAAGTCTGGAACGACACAGACGAAGAACGCGTCATTCTGCTGTTCGATTTCGACCGCCCGATGAAATTTGGCGGGCGTCTGCTCAACAAGACCTTCCTGCAGATCATGAAGCTGACGGCCTTCTATCAGGACCCGAAAAAGAACCTGCAATCGGCCGAGGACCGCATGGAAGCCGCGATCCGTCAGGCCGACGCCAATATGGAGGCGATGAGCGACCCGGCGGGGTAG
- a CDS encoding M16 family metallopeptidase, with protein MKRHALLFASALALAACTAASDPATDVTEATPAEMATSEALPQLEFEKFTLDNGLDVILHVDKSDPIVAINLAAHVGSARELTGKTGFAHLFEHLLFLDSENLGYGGLDLMNTRIGGEGTNGFTTTDMTQYFQAVPADALEKVIWAEADKLGWFINTVNQNVIDREKQVVKNEKRQRVDNQPYGHNFYVIGKAIYPEGHPYHHTVIGSLEDLENATLQDTKDFFAKWYTPQNVTVTITGDFDPAEARSLVEKYFGEIPAGETQPERTVENPTLTETISLLHEDNFAKLPRLTMVWPTVPEYHPDSYALSVLMTYLTEGKRAPFNEVLIDEEQLTTGVSGFTYEKELAGEVYLSLSPKAGEDIDDLVPAIATAFARFEENGIPEEALDRIKTVAEVSVYDEVQSALGKAIALAEYNLFRDDPGYLDDDIAALRAVTADNVMDVYNRYIKDKPYVATSFVPKGSPELGLEGAEIAEVVEEVVVQGAEADVPYDPDARVFEPTPSAFDRTVEPPFGEAYTLPVPSIWTTEAANGLEIVGIQSDEVPLIEFSIDFDAGKNRATSDKPGVAAMMGDLLMKGAGDLDTAGFEEALGNLGSSVSVSTGNRFTTIRGKTLARNLDATVALIDDMINAPAFDEAEFETLREQYAQGAVAAQANPNFLASQAEARLTYPAESALSVAGSGSEDQIRAVTLDDLKAFHTNYMDVSTATLNIVGDYEEADILSVFGGIDDPVEGDLTPKPRPAMAPVDETVIYFHDVPEAKQSVIRMARPAVTSTDPDYPILDALNFPLGGIYTSKLMTELRVNKGYTYGIGSGAAADKDTGSFVVRTSVRTNATKESLELIRDIVADHGRTMTEAELSEMQESLMRGQALETETLGDKLGLVQDISRNDLPADIKARRMARVQGMTLDDAVRVSEAHIRPDAMRIIVVGDAASQKARLEELGYEVVDLN; from the coding sequence ATGAAACGCCATGCCCTCCTCTTTGCCTCCGCTCTTGCGCTTGCTGCCTGTACAGCGGCCAGCGACCCCGCAACCGACGTCACCGAAGCGACGCCCGCCGAGATGGCCACATCCGAGGCCCTGCCCCAGCTGGAGTTCGAGAAATTCACGCTGGATAACGGACTCGACGTGATCCTGCATGTCGACAAGTCCGACCCCATCGTTGCCATCAATCTGGCCGCCCATGTCGGCTCGGCGCGGGAGCTGACGGGCAAGACGGGCTTCGCCCATCTGTTCGAGCACCTCCTGTTCCTTGATTCCGAAAATCTCGGCTATGGCGGTCTGGACCTGATGAACACGCGGATCGGCGGCGAAGGTACGAACGGCTTCACCACCACGGACATGACGCAATATTTTCAGGCCGTCCCGGCGGATGCGCTTGAAAAAGTGATCTGGGCCGAAGCCGACAAGCTAGGCTGGTTCATCAATACGGTGAACCAGAATGTCATCGACCGCGAAAAGCAGGTGGTGAAGAACGAAAAGCGCCAGCGCGTCGACAATCAGCCATACGGTCATAATTTCTACGTGATCGGCAAAGCGATCTATCCAGAAGGCCACCCCTATCATCACACAGTGATCGGCTCGCTCGAGGATCTGGAAAATGCGACGCTGCAGGACACGAAGGACTTCTTTGCCAAATGGTACACGCCGCAGAACGTCACAGTGACGATCACAGGCGATTTCGATCCAGCGGAAGCCCGCAGCCTGGTCGAAAAATATTTCGGCGAAATCCCGGCTGGTGAGACGCAGCCGGAACGCACGGTCGAGAATCCGACTCTGACCGAAACGATCAGCCTGCTGCATGAAGACAATTTCGCCAAGCTGCCGCGTCTGACCATGGTCTGGCCGACCGTACCGGAATATCATCCGGACTCCTACGCCCTGTCGGTCCTGATGACCTATCTGACCGAAGGTAAACGCGCGCCCTTCAACGAGGTCCTGATTGACGAAGAGCAACTGACCACCGGCGTGAGCGGTTTCACCTATGAAAAGGAGCTGGCTGGCGAGGTCTATCTGTCCCTGTCTCCCAAAGCCGGCGAGGATATTGACGATCTGGTACCCGCCATTGCGACCGCTTTTGCCCGGTTCGAGGAAAACGGTATTCCCGAAGAGGCGCTGGACCGCATCAAGACGGTCGCCGAAGTCTCTGTTTATGACGAAGTCCAGAGCGCTCTCGGCAAGGCGATCGCCCTGGCCGAATACAACCTCTTCCGCGACGATCCGGGCTATCTGGATGACGACATTGCGGCGCTACGGGCCGTCACCGCGGACAATGTGATGGATGTCTATAACCGCTACATCAAGGACAAGCCCTATGTCGCGACCTCCTTCGTGCCCAAGGGCTCGCCGGAACTCGGACTGGAAGGCGCGGAAATCGCCGAAGTGGTCGAGGAAGTCGTCGTCCAGGGTGCCGAAGCCGATGTGCCCTACGACCCGGATGCGCGTGTCTTCGAACCTACACCGTCAGCCTTCGACCGCACGGTCGAGCCGCCTTTTGGCGAGGCTTACACATTGCCCGTTCCGAGCATCTGGACAACTGAGGCCGCCAATGGTCTGGAGATTGTCGGCATTCAGTCCGACGAAGTGCCGTTGATCGAATTTTCGATCGATTTCGACGCAGGCAAGAACCGCGCCACGTCCGACAAGCCTGGTGTGGCTGCCATGATGGGCGATCTGTTGATGAAGGGCGCGGGCGATCTCGACACAGCCGGGTTCGAAGAAGCCCTCGGCAATCTCGGCTCCAGCGTCAGCGTCTCGACCGGCAACCGTTTCACCACAATTCGCGGCAAGACGCTCGCGCGCAACCTTGATGCCACAGTCGCGCTGATCGACGACATGATCAATGCGCCTGCTTTCGACGAAGCTGAGTTCGAAACCCTGCGCGAGCAATATGCGCAGGGCGCGGTCGCTGCGCAGGCCAATCCGAACTTCCTTGCCTCTCAGGCGGAAGCGCGTCTCACCTATCCCGCCGAGAGTGCGCTATCCGTTGCCGGATCGGGATCGGAAGACCAAATCCGGGCGGTCACACTGGACGATCTGAAAGCCTTCCATACCAATTATATGGATGTCTCGACGGCGACGCTGAACATTGTCGGTGATTATGAGGAGGCTGACATACTTAGCGTCTTTGGCGGCATCGATGATCCGGTCGAGGGCGACCTCACGCCGAAGCCGCGCCCGGCCATGGCCCCTGTCGATGAAACCGTCATCTATTTCCATGATGTGCCAGAGGCCAAGCAATCCGTCATCCGCATGGCCCGGCCAGCGGTGACATCGACCGATCCGGACTATCCGATCCTTGACGCGCTCAACTTCCCGCTTGGCGGCATCTACACCTCGAAGCTGATGACGGAACTCCGCGTCAATAAGGGTTATACTTATGGCATCGGCTCGGGCGCGGCCGCCGATAAGGATACGGGTTCCTTCGTCGTGCGCACATCCGTGCGGACCAATGCGACCAAGGAAAGCCTGGAACTGATCCGCGATATCGTCGCTGACCATGGTCGCACCATGACCGAAGCCGAACTGTCCGAAATGCAGGAATCGCTGATGCGCGGTCAGGCGCTGGAGACGGAGACGCTCGGCGACAAGTTGGGTCTGGTGCAGGACATCAGCCGCAACGACCTGCCTGCCGACATCAAGGCCCGGCGCATGGCGCGCGTTCAGGGCATGACGCTCGACGATGCGGTCCGCGTATCCGAAGCGCATATCCGCCCTGATGCCATGCGCATCATTGTGGTCGGTGACGCCGCCAGCCAGAAAGCCCGACTGGAAGAGCTGGGCTACGAGGTTGTCGACCTGAATTGA
- the arfB gene encoding alternative ribosome rescue aminoacyl-tRNA hydrolase ArfB, with translation MDDLHIRNGLMVPASAISVDAVKGTGPGGQSVNKTNSAAQLRAYVDAFGWPDGLRDRVLKHADSRISESQRAVIIHVSTHRSFHRNQDEAMDRLARLLQKALHRDKPRRKTRPSRSAVRRAVKARKHRAEIKSLRGPVRDWQ, from the coding sequence ATGGATGATCTCCACATACGCAACGGGCTGATGGTTCCGGCCAGCGCGATCAGCGTCGATGCCGTCAAGGGCACCGGGCCGGGCGGGCAGTCGGTCAACAAGACTAATTCGGCGGCGCAGTTGAGAGCCTATGTCGATGCGTTCGGCTGGCCGGACGGGCTGCGGGACCGGGTGCTGAAACATGCCGACTCGCGGATCAGCGAAAGTCAGCGCGCTGTCATCATACACGTCTCGACGCACCGCAGCTTTCACCGCAATCAGGATGAGGCGATGGACCGGCTGGCGCGGCTTCTGCAAAAGGCGCTGCATCGTGACAAGCCACGCCGCAAGACCCGCCCCTCACGCAGCGCCGTGCGGCGCGCCGTAAAGGCCCGCAAACACCGCGCGGAAATCAAATCCTTGCGTGGACCGGTCCGGGACTGGCAGTAA
- the rpmF gene encoding 50S ribosomal protein L32, giving the protein MAVPKSKISNSRRGMRRAHDRLNNPTYVEDKDSGELRRPHHIDLKSGMYKGRQVLKAKD; this is encoded by the coding sequence ATGGCGGTCCCTAAGAGTAAGATCAGCAATTCGCGCCGTGGCATGCGTCGCGCGCACGACCGTCTGAACAACCCGACCTATGTCGAGGACAAGGACAGCGGCGAACTGCGCCGTCCGCACCATATCGACCTGAAAAGCGGCATGTATAAAGGCCGTCAGGTCCTGAAGGCCAAAGACTAG
- the eno gene encoding phosphopyruvate hydratase, whose product MIEIETIHAREILDSRGNPTLEVDITLSDGAFGRAAVPSGASTGAHEAVELRDGDTERYLGKGVLKAVMNVNTEIADTLEGLDAENQRGIDEILKVLDGTENKGRLGANAMLGVSLALAKAVADSLQVPLYRYVGGANAHVLPVPMMNIINGGEHADNPIDIQEFMIMPVGAESFSDALRCGAEIFHALKAQLKADGHNTNVGDEGGFAPNLSSTRDALDYIVKAIAAAGYKVGDDVFLALDVASTEFFEDGRYELRGEGKSLSSNEFADYLAQLSEDYPIISIEDAMAEDDWTGWVHLNSMIGDRVQLVGDDLFVTNPKRLQSGIDTGAANSILVKVNQIGTLSETLDAVDMAHRAGFTAVMSHRSGETSDTTIADLAVATNCGQIKTGSLARSDRLAKYNQLLRIEEELGEMAHYAGRSVLKR is encoded by the coding sequence ATGATCGAGATCGAAACCATACATGCCCGCGAAATCTTGGACAGTCGGGGCAATCCGACGCTCGAAGTGGATATTACCCTGAGTGACGGGGCGTTCGGGCGGGCAGCCGTCCCAAGCGGCGCTTCGACAGGCGCGCATGAGGCCGTCGAACTGCGCGACGGCGACACGGAGCGCTATCTCGGCAAGGGCGTTCTCAAGGCCGTCATGAACGTGAATACGGAAATCGCCGACACGCTCGAAGGGCTGGACGCTGAAAATCAGCGGGGCATCGACGAAATCCTGAAAGTGCTGGACGGGACTGAAAATAAGGGCCGACTCGGCGCGAACGCCATGCTCGGTGTCAGCCTCGCCCTCGCCAAGGCTGTCGCCGACAGTTTGCAGGTTCCACTCTACCGTTATGTCGGCGGAGCCAATGCCCATGTGCTGCCCGTACCGATGATGAATATCATCAATGGTGGTGAACATGCCGACAATCCGATCGATATTCAGGAATTCATGATCATGCCGGTCGGTGCCGAAAGCTTCTCCGATGCGTTGCGCTGCGGTGCGGAAATCTTCCATGCGCTGAAAGCCCAGCTGAAAGCTGACGGGCACAATACCAATGTCGGTGATGAAGGGGGGTTCGCGCCCAACCTGTCATCGACACGCGATGCGCTCGACTATATCGTCAAAGCCATCGCTGCGGCGGGCTACAAGGTCGGCGACGATGTGTTCCTCGCGCTCGACGTCGCATCGACCGAGTTTTTCGAGGATGGCCGCTATGAGCTGCGCGGCGAGGGCAAGAGCCTCAGCTCGAACGAATTTGCCGACTATCTGGCGCAGCTGAGCGAAGACTATCCGATCATTTCGATCGAAGATGCGATGGCAGAGGATGACTGGACCGGCTGGGTGCATCTCAACAGCATGATCGGCGACCGGGTTCAGCTTGTCGGTGACGATCTGTTCGTGACCAATCCGAAACGCCTGCAGTCCGGCATCGATACGGGGGCGGCCAACTCCATTCTGGTCAAGGTCAATCAAATCGGGACTCTCTCCGAAACGCTCGACGCTGTCGATATGGCGCACCGGGCCGGATTTACAGCCGTGATGAGCCATCGTTCGGGCGAAACGTCGGACACGACGATCGCCGACCTCGCGGTCGCGACCAATTGCGGTCAGATCAAGACAGGCAGCCTGGCCCGGTCCGACAGGCTCGCCAAATACAACCAGCTCTTACGTATCGAAGAAGAGCTGGGCGAGATGGCGCATTATGCCGGGCGATCTGTTCTGAAACGCTGA
- a CDS encoding FtsB family cell division protein, translating into MRLPRPTLPDMKRRAPVAALLMLYLYLGFHAFSGSQGIVRWAENSAKAEQLEARLAALQAKRDALQADVDLLASTSLDLDTLDIEARRTLFVAKPGEITIWLDP; encoded by the coding sequence ATGCGCCTGCCCAGACCGACATTGCCGGATATGAAGCGTCGCGCGCCTGTAGCGGCGCTGCTCATGCTCTACCTCTATCTCGGTTTCCATGCCTTTTCCGGTTCGCAGGGTATTGTGCGCTGGGCCGAAAACTCGGCCAAGGCCGAACAACTCGAGGCCCGACTGGCCGCGTTGCAGGCGAAGCGGGACGCCCTGCAGGCCGATGTCGACCTGCTCGCCTCGACTTCGCTTGATCTCGATACGCTGGATATCGAAGCGCGCCGGACATTGTTCGTGGCAAAACCCGGCGAAATCACAATATGGCTTGACCCTTAG
- the pdhA gene encoding pyruvate dehydrogenase (acetyl-transferring) E1 component subunit alpha, which yields MAAKTTKKTTRKTKPAVLKTDQDELLGYYRDMLLIRRFEERAGQLYGMGHIAGFCHLYIGQEAVVTGCKAAMQDGDQMITGYRDHGHMLALDMTPKGVMAELTGRATGYSKGKGGSMHMFSTEKKFYGGHGIVGAQVPIGAGLAFANQYLDNKAVSLAFFGDGASNQGQVYEAFNMAKLWDLPVVFVIENNQYAMGTSVKRASAETELFKRGISFEIEGRLVNGMDVLAVRDAAQDAIDHARAGKGPMILEMETYRYRGHSMSDPAKYRSRDEVTKTCDESDPIEGVKKRILSEGWADEDALKEIDKEIKAIVKEAADFAIESPEPDPSELWTDVLIEAD from the coding sequence ATGGCTGCCAAAACCACGAAAAAGACGACTCGCAAGACGAAGCCCGCCGTCCTGAAAACGGATCAGGACGAGCTCCTTGGCTATTACCGGGACATGCTTCTGATCCGGCGATTCGAGGAGCGGGCCGGTCAGCTTTACGGCATGGGTCATATTGCCGGTTTCTGTCACCTCTATATCGGCCAGGAAGCGGTCGTGACGGGCTGCAAGGCCGCGATGCAGGATGGCGACCAGATGATCACTGGCTATCGCGATCATGGTCACATGCTGGCGCTGGACATGACGCCGAAAGGCGTGATGGCCGAGCTGACCGGGCGCGCCACGGGCTATTCCAAGGGCAAGGGCGGGAGCATGCACATGTTCTCAACCGAGAAGAAATTCTATGGCGGCCACGGCATTGTCGGCGCGCAAGTGCCGATCGGCGCGGGTCTCGCCTTCGCCAATCAATATCTCGACAACAAGGCCGTCAGCCTCGCTTTCTTCGGCGACGGTGCGTCCAATCAGGGCCAGGTCTATGAGGCCTTCAACATGGCCAAATTGTGGGACCTGCCGGTCGTGTTCGTGATCGAGAACAATCAGTATGCAATGGGTACAAGTGTCAAGCGTGCGTCCGCCGAGACCGAACTGTTCAAGCGCGGCATCAGCTTCGAAATCGAAGGCAGGCTGGTCAACGGCATGGACGTGCTGGCTGTGCGCGATGCGGCGCAGGACGCGATCGATCACGCCCGGGCGGGAAAGGGGCCGATGATTCTGGAGATGGAAACCTACCGCTATCGCGGCCACTCCATGTCCGACCCGGCCAAGTACCGGTCCCGCGACGAAGTGACGAAGACTTGCGACGAGAGCGATCCGATCGAAGGCGTCAAGAAGCGCATCCTCAGTGAAGGCTGGGCCGACGAAGACGCGCTGAAAGAGATCGACAAGGAAATCAAGGCCATCGTCAAGGAAGCCGCCGACTTCGCCATCGAAAGCCCGGAGCCCGACCCGTCAGAGCTCTGGACGGATGTGCTGATTGAGGCTGACTGA
- a CDS encoding DUF6794 domain-containing protein translates to MRFLLPLAVVIAAPSHAFADDAELRKKDAIEASCNSQTLLEALECLRSHLSEDDHETVVNSSFDKLAMYHFGWGTGIRNSWGLWAGNTPISQYFRDLGVSHPDDMSGIIIDSYWLYFNDCDIQLDKQVAYYQAYWSQEDTEADETSAEAFSFNKNSLECKT, encoded by the coding sequence GTGAGGTTTTTACTGCCACTCGCTGTCGTTATTGCCGCTCCAAGTCATGCTTTTGCGGATGATGCGGAACTGCGCAAGAAAGATGCAATCGAGGCATCCTGCAACTCACAAACACTATTGGAGGCGCTTGAGTGCTTAAGGTCTCATCTGTCCGAGGACGATCACGAGACGGTCGTGAATAGCTCTTTTGACAAACTGGCTATGTATCACTTTGGTTGGGGAACGGGGATCCGAAACAGTTGGGGGCTTTGGGCGGGAAATACCCCCATATCCCAATATTTCAGGGATTTAGGCGTATCGCACCCTGATGATATGAGTGGGATCATCATCGACAGTTACTGGCTTTACTTTAACGATTGTGACATCCAGCTCGACAAGCAAGTGGCTTATTATCAGGCATATTGGTCTCAGGAAGACACCGAAGCTGATGAAACGTCCGCCGAAGCATTCTCTTTTAATAAGAACTCTCTGGAATGTAAGACCTAA
- a CDS encoding DUF3291 domain-containing protein — protein sequence MKLAQLNIADARFETDEPQMHGFTSRIDAINALADRAPGFVWRMVDDGPEDGALSLRMEGHGPMTLVNMSVWESVEALYGFVYQTAHAKVMRGKADWFTPTIDTHMVLWWVEDGHIPNLDEAKAKLDRIRVKGPTPDAFSFTVPFDETGIPITPPMGRKDCA from the coding sequence ATGAAGCTCGCCCAGCTCAATATCGCTGACGCTCGGTTCGAGACGGATGAGCCGCAGATGCACGGTTTCACATCGCGGATCGATGCCATCAATGCGCTGGCCGACCGGGCGCCGGGCTTCGTCTGGCGCATGGTTGATGACGGACCGGAAGACGGCGCACTGAGCCTGCGCATGGAAGGCCATGGCCCGATGACACTGGTCAATATGAGCGTCTGGGAGAGTGTCGAGGCGCTGTATGGGTTTGTCTATCAGACCGCCCACGCCAAGGTCATGCGCGGCAAGGCGGACTGGTTCACGCCGACCATTGATACGCATATGGTGCTATGGTGGGTTGAGGATGGTCACATCCCGAACCTCGATGAGGCAAAGGCGAAGCTCGACCGGATTCGCGTCAAAGGCCCGACACCTGACGCCTTCTCCTTCACCGTGCCCTTCGACGAAACCGGAATCCCGATAACGCCGCCCATGGGGCGGAAGGACTGTGCCTGA
- a CDS encoding MAPEG family protein — translation MPTEINYLLSAVALYLFMIVMQAVAATVSKKASVSELVGPRDDLPTTGLSPFHGRTKRAQANFTEGMIMFVPLVLIAAHMDVFNVTTALGAMLFFYGRLAFAIFYYLGTPWLRTLAWFVSLIGIILFIVELAL, via the coding sequence ATGCCGACTGAAATCAACTATCTCCTTTCTGCCGTCGCGCTCTACCTCTTCATGATCGTCATGCAGGCGGTGGCCGCGACCGTGTCGAAAAAAGCCAGCGTGTCTGAACTCGTGGGGCCGCGCGACGACCTGCCGACGACAGGGCTGTCGCCCTTTCATGGCCGGACCAAACGGGCGCAGGCCAACTTCACCGAGGGCATGATCATGTTCGTGCCGCTCGTGCTGATCGCGGCCCATATGGATGTCTTCAATGTCACGACCGCGCTTGGCGCGATGCTGTTCTTTTATGGTCGATTGGCCTTTGCCATTTTCTATTATCTCGGCACGCCCTGGCTGCGAACGCTGGCTTGGTTCGTGTCGCTGATCGGTATCATTCTCTTTATCGTGGAGCTCGCTCTCTAA
- a CDS encoding pyruvate dehydrogenase complex E1 component subunit beta produces MAIDIQMPALSPTMEEGTLAKWMVKEGDTVQSGDILAEIETDKATMEVEAVDEGTIGKLLVAEGSEGVKVGAVIAQLLEEGESSDDLSAPAPDDAGDDKPGSTGPAHPENADANRDGSDGQAPVGKPVGNDPDIPTNIKMVETTVRDALRDAMAEEMRRDETVFVMGEEVAEYQGAYKVTRELLQEFGSRRVVDTPITEYGFAGIGVGAAFGGLKPIVEFMTFNFAMQAIDHIINSAAKTLYMSGGQMRCPIVFRGPNGAASRVGAQHSQDYGSWYAHVPGLRVIAPYDAADAKGLLKAAIRDPNPVVFLEHELLYGESFDVPDMDDFVIPIGKAKVRRKGTDVTITAQSRMVKFALEAADILAQDGIDAEVIDMRTLRPLDTDTVIESVKKTNRIVCAEEGWGQHGIGAEIAARVVDEAFDYLDAPPARVFQKDVPLPYAANLEALSLPGTEDVVKAAKAVCYKN; encoded by the coding sequence ATGGCAATCGATATTCAGATGCCCGCTTTGTCTCCGACCATGGAGGAGGGGACGCTCGCCAAGTGGATGGTGAAGGAAGGCGACACGGTTCAGAGTGGTGACATTCTGGCCGAGATCGAGACCGATAAGGCGACGATGGAGGTCGAAGCCGTCGATGAAGGCACCATCGGCAAGCTGCTGGTCGCCGAAGGGTCCGAGGGCGTGAAGGTCGGCGCAGTCATCGCGCAGCTGCTGGAAGAGGGCGAGAGTTCAGACGATCTGTCCGCGCCCGCGCCCGATGATGCGGGCGATGACAAGCCCGGCAGCACCGGCCCGGCCCATCCTGAAAATGCGGATGCCAACCGCGACGGCTCGGACGGTCAGGCGCCGGTCGGGAAACCCGTCGGCAACGATCCTGACATTCCAACCAATATCAAGATGGTCGAGACGACTGTGCGCGACGCGTTGCGCGATGCCATGGCCGAGGAAATGCGGCGCGACGAAACCGTTTTCGTCATGGGCGAAGAGGTCGCAGAATATCAGGGTGCCTATAAGGTCACGCGTGAACTGTTACAGGAATTCGGCAGCCGCCGCGTGGTCGATACGCCGATTACCGAATATGGCTTTGCCGGCATCGGCGTTGGCGCGGCCTTTGGCGGGCTGAAACCCATCGTCGAATTCATGACCTTCAACTTCGCCATGCAGGCGATCGACCATATCATCAACTCCGCAGCCAAGACTCTCTATATGTCCGGCGGGCAAATGCGCTGTCCGATCGTGTTCCGCGGCCCCAACGGAGCGGCGTCCCGCGTCGGTGCGCAGCACAGTCAGGACTATGGCTCCTGGTATGCCCATGTGCCGGGCTTGCGCGTGATTGCACCCTATGATGCCGCCGATGCCAAGGGGCTACTGAAGGCGGCGATCCGCGACCCCAATCCGGTCGTCTTTCTTGAGCATGAACTTCTCTACGGCGAAAGCTTCGATGTCCCCGACATGGATGATTTCGTGATCCCGATCGGCAAGGCGAAGGTGCGCCGGAAAGGAACGGACGTGACCATCACGGCGCAAAGCCGCATGGTGAAATTCGCCCTCGAAGCCGCCGATATTCTGGCCCAGGACGGGATCGATGCCGAAGTGATTGATATGCGGACCCTGCGCCCGCTCGACACGGACACAGTGATCGAAAGTGTAAAGAAAACAAACCGCATCGTCTGCGCCGAGGAAGGCTGGGGCCAGCACGGGATCGGCGCCGAAATCGCCGCCCGCGTCGTGGACGAAGCTTTCGACTATCTCGACGCCCCACCCGCGCGTGTGTTCCAGAAAGACGTACCGCTGCCCTACGCGGCGAACCTGGAGGCGCTCAGCCTTCCCGGAACGGAAGATGTGGTGAAGGCAGCGAAGGCTGTTTGTTATAAAAACTGA